The following proteins are co-located in the Seriola aureovittata isolate HTS-2021-v1 ecotype China chromosome 7, ASM2101889v1, whole genome shotgun sequence genome:
- the rgl2 gene encoding ral guanine nucleotide dissociation stimulator-like 2 isoform X2: MRENGENETAISTFILKISRKFRDCYLSGLAEGKAEPSPMKTTWYCPLDLSTVVEEEEDGVIYTVVVKQQHAGPTSPLSAGSRSQCVKAGTEEKLVLHLLHSFSMGDSSFITIFLSTYRSFTSTLRVLDILTDRLENPPGDSERSQTRQSFNKAVCTVFSTWLTEYPEDFKSLGEPDRLLRLAPLLPQDSSSAADLRARLLRIAEELSEKALLPDAHKDQSSFMTPPPDPSKFEPTSILGFPAPLIAEQLTKIETELFVRLVPYHCLGSLWSQRDKKGREGVCWSVRATIRQFNKLANAVLASCLGPTKLRSQQRARLLEKWISVAEECRARKNFSSLYAIVSALQSNPIHRLRKTWQDTDREAMRRYEELSEIFSEKDNYSQSRELLKEEGTSKFANIDNRLNSRHLNKSNAQGTVPYLGIFLTDLTMLDTAVKDRLDNGYINFDKRRREFEVLAQIRLLQSSCKNCVFSTDESFMQWYHSVPTLTEEESYRLSNEIEAPSEPSPRGLTPTVIITQCPDLSTSRTSLAGDSDSLFDFPSPVNNLLSKLTKHMRSPSVSCLDVDTSPPTNDSTPAALTPTTPTKSHRRSASCGNNPPNNIQGSGPDMRIIRIRMDLQDGNLYRSILVTSNDKTPTVISSALEKHNQDPKQASKYELIQLLPEGRELVIPATGNVFYAMTSSSVDFLLRRKGGNTPLGSQPISTETSATFPRIKAKGRRLVRTLF, translated from the exons ATGAGAGAAAATGGGGAAAATGAAACTGCCATTTCTACCTTCATCCTGAAAATTTCCAGGAAGTTCAGGGATTGTTACCTGTCTGGACTTGCTGAGGGAAAG GCAGAGCCCTCACCGATGAAGACTACCTGGTACTGTCCTCTGGATCTG TCCActgtggtggaggaagaggaggatggagtgATCTACACAGTGGTGGTCAAACAGCAGCATGCAGGCCCCACCAGTCCACTG TCAGCAGGTTCTCGCTCCCAGTGTGTGAAAGCAGGGACAGAAGAGAAGCTGgtgctccacctcctccactccttTTCTATGGGAGACTCCTCTTTCATCACCATCTTCCTCTCCACCTACCgctccttcacctccacactGAGAGTGCTGGACATCCTCACTGACAG ATTGGAGAATCCACCTGGGGACAGCGAGAGGAGCCAGACGAGACAATCTTTCAACAA AGCGGTGTGTACCGTGTTCAGCACATGGCTCACGGAGTATCCTGAAGACTTTAAGAGTTTGGGGGAGCCCGATCGCCTGCTGCGCCTCGCTCCCCTGCTCCCTCAGGACTCCTCCTCTGCAGCCGACCTCCGCGCTCGCCTCCTCAGGATCGCCGAGGAGCTCAGCGAGAAAGCCCTGCTGCCAGACGCCCATAAAG ATCAGAGCAGTTTCATGACCCCGCCTCCTGACCCCTCCAAGTTTGAACCCACCAGCATCCTGGGATTCCCTGCACCTCTCATTGCTGAGCAGCTCACCAAGATAGAGACA GAGCTGTTTGTCCGTCTGGTCCCGTACCACTGCCTCGGCTCACTGTGGTCTCAGAGGGAcaagaaagggagggaaggcGTTTGCTGGTCCGTCCGGGCCACCATACGTCAGTTCAACAAGTTGGCCAATGCCGTGCTAGCATCGTGCCTTGGCCCCACGAAGCTGCGCAGCCAGCAGAGAGCTCGTCTGCTGGAGAAGTGGATCAGCGTGGCAGAG GAGTGCCGAGCCAGAAAGAACTTCTCCTCACTGTACGCCATCGTGTCGGCCCTGCAGAGTAACCCCATCCACCGGCTGAGGAAGACGTGGCAGGACACCGACAG GGAGGCAATGAGGAGATACGAGGAACTGTCAGAAATATTCTCAGAGAAGGACAACTACTCTCAGAGTCGAGAACTCCTCAAGGAG GAGGGAACGTCAAAGTTTGCCAACATTGACAACAGGCTCAACAGCAGACATCTTAATAAG TCCAATGCCCAGGGCACCGTGCCCTACCTGGGTATCTTCCTCACAGACCTCACCATGCTGGACACAGCTGTCAAAGACAGGCTGGAT AATGGCTACATCAACTTTGACAAAAGGAGAAGG GAATTTGAGGTTTTAGCTCAAATCCGGCTCCTGCAGTCTTCCTGcaaaaactgtgttttcagcACTGACGAGTCCTTCATGCAGTGGTATCACAGCGTACCTACACTAACAGAGGAGGAAAG TTACAGACTGTCCAATGAAATCGAAGCGCCCAGTGAGCCGAGCCCCCGTGGCCTTACTCCAACAGTCATCATCACACAGTGCCCAGA CTTGAGCACGTCGCGGACCAGCCTGGCTGGTGACAGCGACAGCCTCTTTGACTTCCCCTCACCTGTCAACAACCTGCTGTCAAAACTCACAAAG CATATGAGATCTCCATCTGTGTCCTGTCTGGATGTTGACACGTCGCCTCCTACCAATGACTCCACCCCCGCCGCGTTGACTCCAACCACTCCCACAAAATCCCACCGCCGATCGGCCTCCTGCGGCAACAACCCCCCCAATAACATCCAAGGCTCTGGGCCCGACATGCGAATCATCAGGATACGGATGGACCTGCAGGATGGAAACCTATACCGAAGCATACTG GTTACGAGCAATGATAAGACCCCCACTGTGATCAGCTCTGCCTTAGAAAAGCACAATCAGGACCCCAAACAGGCGTCCAAATATGAGCTGATCCAGCTTCTGCCTGAAGGAAGAG AACTGGTCATCCCTGCTACAGGAAACGTCTTCTACGCCATGACATCATCTAGTGTTGACTTCCTGTTGAGGAGGAAAGGCGGGAACACTCCTCTCGGCTCACAGCCGATCAGCACAGAGACGAGCGCCACGTTTCCTCGAATCAAGGCCAAGGGGAGGAGACTGGTCAGGACTCTGTTTTGA
- the dnase2 gene encoding deoxyribonuclease-2-alpha isoform X1, which translates to MMVLLLSLLISFVPLGGGTSPISCYNDQGEAVDWFYMYKLPKKHGSKSPEKGEMYLLLDKGSEGWTEGKATVNDTSGALGRTVGQLYSQGKSREVAYILYNDQRPPEDFGDRWVVNTGRSGGGHTKGVVLLDKNQGFWLVHSTPHFPPVRQAGEYYYPSTGLTNGQNFICVSYPLDRFQTIGEQLQINQPNVYDCDVPESLASLVPALAAVCEKKHLSGHIFPHAKAVSNRSVTLTSKDGTNFISFAKGSSFDNDLYHSWVAPALGSDLLVQFWVRSTGVLPSDCSLGWNVLDISLINPGQTFTFKTSQDHSKWAVSPKAAGDGVKGGGWVCVGDINRNEAEEKRGGGTVCLQDPVVWKAYRTAALQCEACGGGTSC; encoded by the exons ATGGTTCTGCTCCTTTCCCTGCTGATCTCCTTTGTGCCACTAGGAGGTGGCACCTCACCAATCAGCTGCTACAATGACCAAGGAGAGGCTGTTGATTG GTTCTATATGTACAAGCTGCCTAAAAAACATGGCAGTAAGTCTCCGGAGAAGGGTGAAATGTATTTACTTCTGGACAAAGGGAGCGAGGGATGGACCGAAGGGAAGGCAACAGTGAACGACACCTCAGGAGCCTTGGGCAGGACGGTCGGACAACTGTACTCACAAGGAAAG agcagagaggtaGCATACATCCTGTACAATGACCAGAGGCCACCTGAGGACTTTGGTGACAGATGGGTTGTCAACACTGGACGCAGCGGAGGGGGGCACACGAAAG GTGTTGTGCTGCTGGACAAAAATCAGGGCTTCTGGTTGGTCCACAGCACCCCTCACTTCCCCCCTGTGCGTCAGGCAGGAGAGTATTATTACCCCAGCACCGGTCTGACCAACGGACAAAACTTCATCTGCGTCTCCTACCCGCTCGACCGCTTCCAGACCATCG GAGAGCAGCTGCAGATCAATCAGCCTAATGTGTACGACTGCGATGTCCCCGAGTCCTTGGCGTCCCTGGTGCCTGCGCTGGCTGCCGTCTGTGAGAAGAAACATCTGTCTGGTCACATCTTTCCACATGCCAAAGCCGTGTCCAATCGCAGCGTGACTTTGACCTCAAAGGATGGAACCAACTTCATCAGCTTTGCCAAAGGATCTTCTTTTGACAATG ACCTCTATCACTCCTGGGTGGCCCCGGCCCTCGGGTCAGACCTCTTGGTCCAGTTCTGGGTTCGCTCCACAGGCGTCCTCCCTTCCGACTGCTCGCTGGGCTGGAACGTCCTGGACATCAGCCTCATCAACCCGGGGCAGACGTTCACTTTCAAAACCAGCCAGGATCACTCCAAGTGGGCCGTCAGCCCCAAGGCGGCGGGGGACGGCGTCAAGGGAGGAggctgggtgtgtgtgggagacatAAACCGGAACGAGGCGGAGGAGAAGCGAGGCGGAGGCACGGTGTGTCTGCAGGACCCGGTGGTGTGGAAGGCTTACCGGACGGCGGCGTTACAGTGTGAGGCGTGTGGAGGAGGAACCAGCTGTTga
- the dnase2 gene encoding deoxyribonuclease-2-alpha isoform X2, giving the protein MVLLLSLLISFVPLGGGTSPISCYNDQGEAVDWFYMYKLPKKHGSKSPEKGEMYLLLDKGSEGWTEGKATVNDTSGALGRTVGQLYSQGKSREVAYILYNDQRPPEDFGDRWVVNTGRSGGGHTKGVVLLDKNQGFWLVHSTPHFPPVRQAGEYYYPSTGLTNGQNFICVSYPLDRFQTIGEQLQINQPNVYDCDVPESLASLVPALAAVCEKKHLSGHIFPHAKAVSNRSVTLTSKDGTNFISFAKGSSFDNDLYHSWVAPALGSDLLVQFWVRSTGVLPSDCSLGWNVLDISLINPGQTFTFKTSQDHSKWAVSPKAAGDGVKGGGWVCVGDINRNEAEEKRGGGTVCLQDPVVWKAYRTAALQCEACGGGTSC; this is encoded by the exons ATGGTTCTGCTCCTTTCCCTGCTGATCTCCTTTGTGCCACTAGGAGGTGGCACCTCACCAATCAGCTGCTACAATGACCAAGGAGAGGCTGTTGATTG GTTCTATATGTACAAGCTGCCTAAAAAACATGGCAGTAAGTCTCCGGAGAAGGGTGAAATGTATTTACTTCTGGACAAAGGGAGCGAGGGATGGACCGAAGGGAAGGCAACAGTGAACGACACCTCAGGAGCCTTGGGCAGGACGGTCGGACAACTGTACTCACAAGGAAAG agcagagaggtaGCATACATCCTGTACAATGACCAGAGGCCACCTGAGGACTTTGGTGACAGATGGGTTGTCAACACTGGACGCAGCGGAGGGGGGCACACGAAAG GTGTTGTGCTGCTGGACAAAAATCAGGGCTTCTGGTTGGTCCACAGCACCCCTCACTTCCCCCCTGTGCGTCAGGCAGGAGAGTATTATTACCCCAGCACCGGTCTGACCAACGGACAAAACTTCATCTGCGTCTCCTACCCGCTCGACCGCTTCCAGACCATCG GAGAGCAGCTGCAGATCAATCAGCCTAATGTGTACGACTGCGATGTCCCCGAGTCCTTGGCGTCCCTGGTGCCTGCGCTGGCTGCCGTCTGTGAGAAGAAACATCTGTCTGGTCACATCTTTCCACATGCCAAAGCCGTGTCCAATCGCAGCGTGACTTTGACCTCAAAGGATGGAACCAACTTCATCAGCTTTGCCAAAGGATCTTCTTTTGACAATG ACCTCTATCACTCCTGGGTGGCCCCGGCCCTCGGGTCAGACCTCTTGGTCCAGTTCTGGGTTCGCTCCACAGGCGTCCTCCCTTCCGACTGCTCGCTGGGCTGGAACGTCCTGGACATCAGCCTCATCAACCCGGGGCAGACGTTCACTTTCAAAACCAGCCAGGATCACTCCAAGTGGGCCGTCAGCCCCAAGGCGGCGGGGGACGGCGTCAAGGGAGGAggctgggtgtgtgtgggagacatAAACCGGAACGAGGCGGAGGAGAAGCGAGGCGGAGGCACGGTGTGTCTGCAGGACCCGGTGGTGTGGAAGGCTTACCGGACGGCGGCGTTACAGTGTGAGGCGTGTGGAGGAGGAACCAGCTGTTga
- the rgl2 gene encoding ral guanine nucleotide dissociation stimulator-like 2 isoform X1 encodes MLPRNLRTGGYDLPGVESSDVPLIGYRPLPLDGDAPSPQSRRGSGSDELETSQAEPSPMKTTWYCPLDLSTVVEEEEDGVIYTVVVKQQHAGPTSPLSAGSRSQCVKAGTEEKLVLHLLHSFSMGDSSFITIFLSTYRSFTSTLRVLDILTDRLENPPGDSERSQTRQSFNKAVCTVFSTWLTEYPEDFKSLGEPDRLLRLAPLLPQDSSSAADLRARLLRIAEELSEKALLPDAHKDQSSFMTPPPDPSKFEPTSILGFPAPLIAEQLTKIETELFVRLVPYHCLGSLWSQRDKKGREGVCWSVRATIRQFNKLANAVLASCLGPTKLRSQQRARLLEKWISVAEECRARKNFSSLYAIVSALQSNPIHRLRKTWQDTDREAMRRYEELSEIFSEKDNYSQSRELLKEEGTSKFANIDNRLNSRHLNKSNAQGTVPYLGIFLTDLTMLDTAVKDRLDNGYINFDKRRREFEVLAQIRLLQSSCKNCVFSTDESFMQWYHSVPTLTEEESYRLSNEIEAPSEPSPRGLTPTVIITQCPDLSTSRTSLAGDSDSLFDFPSPVNNLLSKLTKHMRSPSVSCLDVDTSPPTNDSTPAALTPTTPTKSHRRSASCGNNPPNNIQGSGPDMRIIRIRMDLQDGNLYRSILVTSNDKTPTVISSALEKHNQDPKQASKYELIQLLPEGRELVIPATGNVFYAMTSSSVDFLLRRKGGNTPLGSQPISTETSATFPRIKAKGRRLVRTLF; translated from the exons ATGCTCCCCCGTAACTTGCGAACAGGTGGTTATGACCTGCCGGGGGTGGAGTCAAGCGACGTGCCTCTCATTGGCTATCGGCCTTTACCACTTGACGGCGACGCACCGAGCCCCCAATCACGGAGGGGGAGCGGCAGCGATGAATTGGAAACTTCGCAG GCAGAGCCCTCACCGATGAAGACTACCTGGTACTGTCCTCTGGATCTG TCCActgtggtggaggaagaggaggatggagtgATCTACACAGTGGTGGTCAAACAGCAGCATGCAGGCCCCACCAGTCCACTG TCAGCAGGTTCTCGCTCCCAGTGTGTGAAAGCAGGGACAGAAGAGAAGCTGgtgctccacctcctccactccttTTCTATGGGAGACTCCTCTTTCATCACCATCTTCCTCTCCACCTACCgctccttcacctccacactGAGAGTGCTGGACATCCTCACTGACAG ATTGGAGAATCCACCTGGGGACAGCGAGAGGAGCCAGACGAGACAATCTTTCAACAA AGCGGTGTGTACCGTGTTCAGCACATGGCTCACGGAGTATCCTGAAGACTTTAAGAGTTTGGGGGAGCCCGATCGCCTGCTGCGCCTCGCTCCCCTGCTCCCTCAGGACTCCTCCTCTGCAGCCGACCTCCGCGCTCGCCTCCTCAGGATCGCCGAGGAGCTCAGCGAGAAAGCCCTGCTGCCAGACGCCCATAAAG ATCAGAGCAGTTTCATGACCCCGCCTCCTGACCCCTCCAAGTTTGAACCCACCAGCATCCTGGGATTCCCTGCACCTCTCATTGCTGAGCAGCTCACCAAGATAGAGACA GAGCTGTTTGTCCGTCTGGTCCCGTACCACTGCCTCGGCTCACTGTGGTCTCAGAGGGAcaagaaagggagggaaggcGTTTGCTGGTCCGTCCGGGCCACCATACGTCAGTTCAACAAGTTGGCCAATGCCGTGCTAGCATCGTGCCTTGGCCCCACGAAGCTGCGCAGCCAGCAGAGAGCTCGTCTGCTGGAGAAGTGGATCAGCGTGGCAGAG GAGTGCCGAGCCAGAAAGAACTTCTCCTCACTGTACGCCATCGTGTCGGCCCTGCAGAGTAACCCCATCCACCGGCTGAGGAAGACGTGGCAGGACACCGACAG GGAGGCAATGAGGAGATACGAGGAACTGTCAGAAATATTCTCAGAGAAGGACAACTACTCTCAGAGTCGAGAACTCCTCAAGGAG GAGGGAACGTCAAAGTTTGCCAACATTGACAACAGGCTCAACAGCAGACATCTTAATAAG TCCAATGCCCAGGGCACCGTGCCCTACCTGGGTATCTTCCTCACAGACCTCACCATGCTGGACACAGCTGTCAAAGACAGGCTGGAT AATGGCTACATCAACTTTGACAAAAGGAGAAGG GAATTTGAGGTTTTAGCTCAAATCCGGCTCCTGCAGTCTTCCTGcaaaaactgtgttttcagcACTGACGAGTCCTTCATGCAGTGGTATCACAGCGTACCTACACTAACAGAGGAGGAAAG TTACAGACTGTCCAATGAAATCGAAGCGCCCAGTGAGCCGAGCCCCCGTGGCCTTACTCCAACAGTCATCATCACACAGTGCCCAGA CTTGAGCACGTCGCGGACCAGCCTGGCTGGTGACAGCGACAGCCTCTTTGACTTCCCCTCACCTGTCAACAACCTGCTGTCAAAACTCACAAAG CATATGAGATCTCCATCTGTGTCCTGTCTGGATGTTGACACGTCGCCTCCTACCAATGACTCCACCCCCGCCGCGTTGACTCCAACCACTCCCACAAAATCCCACCGCCGATCGGCCTCCTGCGGCAACAACCCCCCCAATAACATCCAAGGCTCTGGGCCCGACATGCGAATCATCAGGATACGGATGGACCTGCAGGATGGAAACCTATACCGAAGCATACTG GTTACGAGCAATGATAAGACCCCCACTGTGATCAGCTCTGCCTTAGAAAAGCACAATCAGGACCCCAAACAGGCGTCCAAATATGAGCTGATCCAGCTTCTGCCTGAAGGAAGAG AACTGGTCATCCCTGCTACAGGAAACGTCTTCTACGCCATGACATCATCTAGTGTTGACTTCCTGTTGAGGAGGAAAGGCGGGAACACTCCTCTCGGCTCACAGCCGATCAGCACAGAGACGAGCGCCACGTTTCCTCGAATCAAGGCCAAGGGGAGGAGACTGGTCAGGACTCTGTTTTGA